From a region of the Lactuca sativa cultivar Salinas chromosome 4, Lsat_Salinas_v11, whole genome shotgun sequence genome:
- the LOC111917918 gene encoding probable dolichyl pyrophosphate Man9GlcNAc2 alpha-1,3-glucosyltransferase isoform X1 produces the protein MEKSRVKKVKKEEVDNNSDWSWLMDKGISGPFICISLFSILVRVSVSMHPYSGAGDSPKYGDFEAQRHWMEITTNLPVNEWYHNSTSNDLAYWGLDYPPLTAYQSYVHGIFLRFFHPDSVSLYTSRGHESYTGMFLEGLKEWNLSQELESYSIVFLWFIIVYASQSKGYKSNLPWHVAMILLNPCLILIDHGHFQYNCISLGLTIGAVAALLCDKDLVASFFFTLALNHKQMSAYFAPAFFSYLLGKSLRCKNPVLEVVKLGIVVIGTFALIWWPYIHSKVAIFEVVSRLAPFERGIYEDYVANFWCTTSVLIKWKKLFTTQSLKLLSLTITLSSCLPSMFLQIKAPSKRGFLYGLLNSAFSFYFFSFQVHEKSILLPLLPASLLAVEEPFLFQWLTQFALFSIFPLLLRDKLLLPYIALYAIFILIHYGKPKPKPNTQKPNFFLSFLIVCLLLLSLVLHVIYLKVNPPKKYPFLFEAIIMLLCFSQFVFIAVYSNRKLWILSRTLLVEIEKKRI, from the exons ATGGAAAAGTCAAGGGTAAAAAAGGTAAAAAAAGAAGAGGTTGACAACAATAGTGATTGGAGTTGGTTAATGGACAAGGGTATATCTGGTCCATTCATTTGCATTAGTCTATTTTCAATTCTTGTTCGAGTTTCTGTATCTATGCATCCATATTCTGGAGCTGGTGATTCACCAAAATATGGAGATTTTGAAGCTCAAAGACATTGGATGGAGATCACAACCAATTTACCTGTCAATGAATGGTATCACAACAGCACTTCTAATGATCTTGCTTATTGGGGACTTGATTATCCTCCACTTACTGCTTATCAGAGTTATgttcatgggatttttctaagattcTTCCATCCAGATTCTGTTTCACTTTACACTTCACGAGGCCATGAATCCTATACTGG AATGTTTTTGGAAGGATTGAAGGAATGGAATCTGTCACAGGAATTGGAATCGTATTCCATCGTAT TTCTATGGTTTATTATAGTCTATGCAAGCCAATCAAAAGGGTATAAAAGTAACTTACCATGGCATGTTGCAATGATTCTGCTTAACCCATGCCTCATCCTTATTGATCATGGTCATTTTCAG TATAACTGCATAAGCTTAGGACTTACCATTGGAGCTGTTGCAGCTTTACTTTGTGACAAAGATCTTGTTGCTTCATTCTTCTTCACTCTTGCTCTCAACCACAAAcag ATGAGTGCTTATTTTGCTCCTGcatttttcagctatttgttgGGAAAAAGTTTAAGGTGTAAAAATCCAGTTTTGGAGGTTGTGAAATTGGGCATAGTTGTTATAGGAACATTTGCTCTTATTTGGTGGCCATATATTCACTCCAAAGTTGCAATTTTTGAG gTTGTGTCACGTTTGGCGCCTTTTGAGAGGGGAATATATGAGGACTACGTGGCTAATTTTTGGTGCACAACTTCAGTCCTCATTAAGTGGAAAAAATTATTCACAACACAATCACTGAAGCTGTTAAGTCTTACAATCACTCTTTCTTCATGTCTTCCTTCCATGTTTCTTCAAATAAAGGCACCAAGTAAACGAGGCTTCCTCTATGGACTTCTTAATTCTGCTTTCTCCTTCTATTTCTTCTCATTTCAAG tACATGAGAAGTCTATTCTTTTGCCACTCTTGCCAGCAAGTCTCTTAGCAGTAGAAGAGCCTTTCCTTTTTCAATGGCTAACACAATTCGCCTTATTCTCCATCTTCCCTCTTTTACTTCGTGATAAATTACTTCTCCCATATATCGCTCTTTATGCCATCTTCATCCTCATTCACTATGGAAAACCTAAACCCAAACCCAACACACAAAAACCTAATTTTTTTCTATCATTTCTGATTGTTTGTCTTCTTCTGTTGTCACTTGTTCTTCACGTAATTTATTTGAAAGTAAACCCACCCAAGAAATACCCTTTCCTCTTTGAAGCCATCATCATGCTTCTTTGCTTCTCTCAGTTTGTTTTCATTGCTGTTTATTCCAATCGaaagctatggattttgtcaaGAACGTTGCTAGTCGAAATCGAAAAGAAGAGGATTTGA
- the LOC111917918 gene encoding probable dolichyl pyrophosphate Man9GlcNAc2 alpha-1,3-glucosyltransferase isoform X2, producing the protein MEKSRVKKVKKEEVDNNSDWSWLMDKGISGPFICISLFSILVRVSVSMHPYSGAGDSPKYGDFEAQRHWMEITTNLPVNEWYHNSTSNDLAYWGLDYPPLTAYQSYVHGIFLRFFHPDSVSLYTSRGHESYTGKLLMRWTVLTSDVLIFFPAVLWFIIVYASQSKGYKSNLPWHVAMILLNPCLILIDHGHFQYNCISLGLTIGAVAALLCDKDLVASFFFTLALNHKQMSAYFAPAFFSYLLGKSLRCKNPVLEVVKLGIVVIGTFALIWWPYIHSKVAIFEVVSRLAPFERGIYEDYVANFWCTTSVLIKWKKLFTTQSLKLLSLTITLSSCLPSMFLQIKAPSKRGFLYGLLNSAFSFYFFSFQVHEKSILLPLLPASLLAVEEPFLFQWLTQFALFSIFPLLLRDKLLLPYIALYAIFILIHYGKPKPKPNTQKPNFFLSFLIVCLLLLSLVLHVIYLKVNPPKKYPFLFEAIIMLLCFSQFVFIAVYSNRKLWILSRTLLVEIEKKRI; encoded by the exons ATGGAAAAGTCAAGGGTAAAAAAGGTAAAAAAAGAAGAGGTTGACAACAATAGTGATTGGAGTTGGTTAATGGACAAGGGTATATCTGGTCCATTCATTTGCATTAGTCTATTTTCAATTCTTGTTCGAGTTTCTGTATCTATGCATCCATATTCTGGAGCTGGTGATTCACCAAAATATGGAGATTTTGAAGCTCAAAGACATTGGATGGAGATCACAACCAATTTACCTGTCAATGAATGGTATCACAACAGCACTTCTAATGATCTTGCTTATTGGGGACTTGATTATCCTCCACTTACTGCTTATCAGAGTTATgttcatgggatttttctaagattcTTCCATCCAGATTCTGTTTCACTTTACACTTCACGAGGCCATGAATCCTATACTGG AAAACTGCTAATGAGGTGGACAGTTTTAACCTCTGATGTCCTCATATTCTTTCCTGCAGTTCTATGGTTTATTATAGTCTATGCAAGCCAATCAAAAGGGTATAAAAGTAACTTACCATGGCATGTTGCAATGATTCTGCTTAACCCATGCCTCATCCTTATTGATCATGGTCATTTTCAG TATAACTGCATAAGCTTAGGACTTACCATTGGAGCTGTTGCAGCTTTACTTTGTGACAAAGATCTTGTTGCTTCATTCTTCTTCACTCTTGCTCTCAACCACAAAcag ATGAGTGCTTATTTTGCTCCTGcatttttcagctatttgttgGGAAAAAGTTTAAGGTGTAAAAATCCAGTTTTGGAGGTTGTGAAATTGGGCATAGTTGTTATAGGAACATTTGCTCTTATTTGGTGGCCATATATTCACTCCAAAGTTGCAATTTTTGAG gTTGTGTCACGTTTGGCGCCTTTTGAGAGGGGAATATATGAGGACTACGTGGCTAATTTTTGGTGCACAACTTCAGTCCTCATTAAGTGGAAAAAATTATTCACAACACAATCACTGAAGCTGTTAAGTCTTACAATCACTCTTTCTTCATGTCTTCCTTCCATGTTTCTTCAAATAAAGGCACCAAGTAAACGAGGCTTCCTCTATGGACTTCTTAATTCTGCTTTCTCCTTCTATTTCTTCTCATTTCAAG tACATGAGAAGTCTATTCTTTTGCCACTCTTGCCAGCAAGTCTCTTAGCAGTAGAAGAGCCTTTCCTTTTTCAATGGCTAACACAATTCGCCTTATTCTCCATCTTCCCTCTTTTACTTCGTGATAAATTACTTCTCCCATATATCGCTCTTTATGCCATCTTCATCCTCATTCACTATGGAAAACCTAAACCCAAACCCAACACACAAAAACCTAATTTTTTTCTATCATTTCTGATTGTTTGTCTTCTTCTGTTGTCACTTGTTCTTCACGTAATTTATTTGAAAGTAAACCCACCCAAGAAATACCCTTTCCTCTTTGAAGCCATCATCATGCTTCTTTGCTTCTCTCAGTTTGTTTTCATTGCTGTTTATTCCAATCGaaagctatggattttgtcaaGAACGTTGCTAGTCGAAATCGAAAAGAAGAGGATTTGA